One Thermincola ferriacetica DNA window includes the following coding sequences:
- the pilM gene encoding type IV pilus assembly protein PilM, with protein sequence MFFTPKHVGVDIGSSAVRIVEARKRGAIAELQDYIIAPLPVGAVANGNVLNVDAVALAIQEAMRKSKISGRNVVLSVDSQNVVIRHVKFPKMKEEELAEALKWELDQYIPMPVADAVADFEIVGEEEEDGVIQMDVMLVVAAKKVLQGYVEAVQKAGFKPLAVDIEPLSLVRVLNLKGVNTGGDDLAKHLSHGAVTLLDMGAGSTKLTFFRQGKIMLNRIINVGGYDLTKAVAARLRVNLEQAERVKREYGLRGLDKSMNSYSEAAAALEKDIGEQERQDGQEGLPLSAYEQEVAEELKPKVDEIIAELKRSIAFYKLQYRHEFINRIILVGGASLLKGLPQYLEAQTGIKTVFFNPVDVVHYKTRSRRDNIDRIAPTLTNAIGLAIREVKGR encoded by the coding sequence ATGTTTTTCACCCCCAAACACGTCGGCGTGGACATCGGCTCCAGCGCCGTGCGCATTGTAGAAGCCAGGAAACGCGGCGCCATTGCCGAATTGCAGGATTATATCATTGCTCCCCTGCCGGTGGGAGCCGTGGCCAACGGTAATGTGCTAAATGTGGATGCCGTTGCCCTGGCCATTCAGGAAGCAATGCGCAAGAGCAAAATATCCGGCCGGAATGTTGTACTTTCCGTGGACAGCCAGAACGTGGTTATCCGCCACGTGAAGTTTCCAAAAATGAAGGAGGAGGAACTGGCGGAAGCCCTGAAGTGGGAACTGGACCAGTACATACCCATGCCGGTTGCTGACGCCGTTGCTGATTTTGAAATAGTCGGCGAGGAAGAAGAAGACGGCGTAATCCAAATGGACGTAATGCTGGTGGTGGCAGCAAAAAAGGTTCTCCAGGGTTACGTGGAGGCCGTCCAAAAGGCGGGATTCAAACCTTTGGCGGTAGATATTGAACCCCTGTCCCTGGTGCGGGTGCTGAATCTGAAGGGCGTTAATACGGGCGGGGACGATCTGGCCAAGCATTTGAGCCACGGAGCGGTGACGTTGCTGGATATGGGGGCCGGTTCCACCAAACTGACCTTTTTCCGGCAGGGAAAAATAATGTTGAACCGGATTATTAATGTCGGCGGGTATGACCTGACCAAGGCCGTGGCCGCCCGTTTGCGCGTTAACCTGGAGCAGGCGGAACGGGTGAAAAGAGAATATGGCTTAAGGGGTCTGGATAAGTCAATGAACAGTTACAGTGAGGCTGCGGCTGCCCTGGAGAAAGATATAGGAGAACAGGAAAGACAGGATGGGCAGGAAGGACTACCGCTCTCCGCTTATGAGCAGGAAGTAGCTGAAGAGTTAAAGCCCAAAGTTGATGAAATTATCGCTGAACTGAAGCGCTCCATAGCTTTCTACAAGCTCCAGTACCGCCACGAGTTTATCAACCGCATAATTCTGGTGGGCGGCGCATCTCTTTTGAAAGGCTTACCTCAGTATCTGGAGGCGCAGACAGGGATAAAGACGGTTTTTTTTAACCCCGTTGACGTGGTCCATTATAAAACCAGGAGCCGTCGGGACAATATTGACCGCATTGCTCCGACCCTGACGAACGCAATAGGGTTGGCCATAAGAGAGGTGAAGGGCCGATGA
- a CDS encoding prepilin peptidase: MAMYVFLFALLGFIIGSFLNVCIYRIPQRMSLINPPSHCPDCGYRLKPMHLIPVISFLKQKGRCAYCETKISWQYPLVELLTGLLYGLTVYRFGLTAEAVVYLVLISLLIVISFIDLRLKIIPNGLIIIGLVVGLAINIIRPLTTFSGGLVGFFSAGCLFLAIAVLSKGGMGGGDIKLAAMLGLWLGWQQAFLGFFLAFVIGAVVGIGLMATGKKTRKDAIPFGPFISLGALLSIFWSRQIIGWYMAHFL, encoded by the coding sequence ATGGCAATGTATGTATTTTTATTTGCTTTGCTTGGATTTATCATAGGCTCTTTTCTCAACGTCTGCATTTACAGGATTCCGCAGCGTATGTCTCTAATCAATCCGCCATCCCACTGTCCTGACTGCGGGTACCGGTTAAAACCCATGCATCTGATCCCGGTCATCAGCTTTCTGAAACAGAAGGGCAGGTGCGCCTACTGCGAAACCAAAATATCCTGGCAGTACCCGCTGGTGGAACTGCTGACAGGCCTGTTATACGGGCTTACGGTGTACCGTTTCGGTCTTACGGCAGAGGCCGTTGTTTATCTTGTGTTGATAAGTTTACTCATCGTTATCAGTTTTATCGACCTGAGGCTGAAAATTATCCCCAACGGGCTTATTATTATTGGCCTGGTTGTGGGTTTGGCTATAAATATAATACGCCCCTTGACCACTTTTTCAGGGGGGCTGGTTGGTTTTTTTTCCGCCGGTTGCCTTTTCCTGGCCATTGCTGTACTCAGTAAAGGGGGGATGGGCGGCGGCGATATAAAGTTGGCGGCCATGCTGGGGTTATGGCTGGGGTGGCAGCAGGCCTTTCTCGGTTTTTTTCTGGCCTTTGTCATTGGCGCCGTTGTGGGCATTGGCCTGATGGCTACAGGCAAAAAAACACGGAAGGACGCCATTCCTTTTGGTCCCTTTATCTCCCTTGGCGCCCTGCTCAGTATTTTTTGGAGCCGGCAGATAATCGGGTGGTATATGGCGCATTTTCTGTAA
- a CDS encoding competence type IV pilus major pilin ComGC, whose product MGGIRKVIKNDRGFTLIELMVVIVIIGIIAAIAVPRFVNAISDARAETDKANIKMLQSAVERVYAKTGSYPNTLNDLVNGGYIKSIPKDPQNDEVYSLSNGIVSCDHFSGQNY is encoded by the coding sequence GTGGGGGGAATCAGAAAAGTGATAAAGAATGACCGCGGTTTTACGCTGATTGAATTGATGGTGGTTATAGTTATTATTGGTATTATTGCGGCCATAGCCGTGCCAAGGTTTGTCAATGCCATCAGTGATGCCAGAGCGGAAACCGATAAGGCTAACATTAAAATGCTACAGTCTGCAGTCGAGCGTGTTTATGCAAAGACAGGTAGTTATCCCAATACATTAAATGACTTGGTAAATGGCGGATATATTAAGAGTATACCAAAAGATCCTCAGAATGATGAAGTCTATTCCTTATCAAACGGTATTGTTTCCTGTGACCATTTTTCTGGTCAGAATTATTAA
- a CDS encoding type IV pilus modification PilV family protein, with protein sequence MKRIAGEKGYTLVEVMTAVALIGIAVIPLVSLISGQVQVNKEAGKRFIAVQAAKAKMEEIYDAIKDNPQNPDINIEFKDDEPIADGVYRTTRKVIVDSFDLTKFGKGHRHSDKHKRTDFLYKYEVKVETGNPEETVLLFTYYTPLPGYGHDWEHDDDDDGPGNNGNGNGYGYGNGNGNGNGNGNGNN encoded by the coding sequence ATGAAAAGAATTGCCGGTGAAAAAGGTTATACCCTGGTGGAAGTGATGACGGCGGTGGCGCTTATCGGCATTGCCGTTATTCCGCTGGTTTCCCTTATCAGCGGGCAGGTACAGGTGAACAAAGAGGCGGGAAAAAGGTTTATTGCCGTCCAGGCGGCGAAGGCGAAAATGGAAGAGATTTATGATGCCATAAAGGATAACCCGCAAAATCCAGATATTAATATTGAGTTTAAGGATGACGAGCCTATTGCTGATGGGGTTTATCGCACCACCAGAAAGGTAATTGTAGACTCCTTCGATTTGACCAAATTCGGTAAAGGACACCGACACAGTGACAAACATAAGCGAACGGATTTTCTCTATAAATACGAAGTGAAAGTAGAAACAGGCAATCCGGAAGAAACTGTGCTGCTGTTTACCTATTATACTCCGCTGCCCGGTTATGGCCATGACTGGGAGCACGATGATGACGATGATGGCCCCGGAAACAACGGGAACGGAAATGGGTATGGGTACGGTAATGGAAATGGAAATGGGAACGGGAATGGAAATGGTAACAACTAA
- a CDS encoding type II secretion system F family protein, whose product MGNIFTYRVMDRGGQVLRGTIEADNINAAAARLKERGYLIKELKARSEVSALLTKKIHLTRVTMKDLALFCRQFSTMLNAGIPVMNGLGILTRQIANPLLREALEEVVHDLERGRTLSDAMAMHPKVFPALMVNMVEAGELGGILDQVFERLAAYYQREYELRSKVVSALIYPAVVCLVAMLVVSILIVFVLPKFAGLFADYGAILPLPTRLLLALSSSVQNYLLLWLAAIAGLILLLIRFLRTDMGRQMWDRFIISVPLFGPLTRKVLTSRFARTLGSLLASGVPVLQAMDMVKRLMDNHYLKQGIAGAQVALREGKSMWEPLQHARVFDPMVPQMIAVGEETGAVDRMLEKIANVYDGEVEQTVNRLTSLIEPVIIVVLALVVGFIVASVMLPMFDLIGNIQ is encoded by the coding sequence GTGGGTAATATTTTTACATATCGGGTTATGGACAGGGGTGGACAGGTTCTCAGGGGAACCATCGAAGCAGACAATATCAATGCTGCGGCCGCACGCCTGAAGGAAAGGGGTTACCTGATCAAGGAACTGAAGGCCAGGAGCGAGGTCAGCGCCCTATTAACTAAAAAAATCCATCTGACCAGGGTGACGATGAAGGACCTGGCCCTTTTCTGCCGGCAGTTCTCTACCATGCTGAATGCCGGTATCCCGGTCATGAACGGCCTGGGCATCCTGACCAGGCAGATTGCCAATCCCCTGCTCAGGGAGGCCCTTGAAGAGGTGGTGCATGACCTGGAACGCGGACGGACTTTATCCGACGCCATGGCTATGCACCCCAAAGTATTTCCTGCCCTGATGGTGAACATGGTCGAGGCGGGTGAACTGGGCGGCATCCTGGACCAGGTTTTTGAGCGGTTGGCTGCCTACTACCAGCGGGAATACGAACTGCGGTCCAAGGTGGTCTCCGCTCTTATTTATCCGGCGGTGGTCTGCCTGGTGGCCATGCTGGTGGTGAGTATACTGATTGTCTTTGTGCTGCCCAAGTTTGCGGGCCTTTTTGCCGATTACGGTGCGATTCTGCCGCTGCCCACCAGATTGCTCTTGGCGTTAAGCAGTTCTGTTCAGAACTACCTGCTGCTGTGGCTGGCGGCCATAGCCGGGCTGATTCTCTTACTTATCCGTTTTCTCCGGACGGACATGGGCAGGCAGATGTGGGACAGGTTTATCATTTCGGTGCCGCTGTTCGGCCCCCTTACCCGTAAGGTGCTGACGTCGCGGTTCGCGCGTACTCTCGGTTCCCTGCTGGCCAGCGGCGTGCCGGTTCTGCAGGCCATGGATATGGTGAAGAGACTGATGGACAACCATTACCTGAAGCAGGGGATAGCCGGGGCCCAGGTGGCCCTGCGGGAAGGCAAGAGTATGTGGGAACCTCTGCAGCATGCCCGGGTTTTCGACCCCATGGTACCCCAGATGATCGCTGTCGGCGAGGAAACGGGTGCCGTGGACCGGATGCTGGAGAAGATAGCCAACGTCTACGACGGCGAAGTGGAGCAGACGGTCAACCGCCTGACGTCACTGATCGAACCGGTGATAATTGTTGTGCTCGCCCTGGTGGTGGGCTTTATTGTGGCGTCCGTAATGTTACCCATGTTTGACCTGATAGGTAACATTCAGTAA
- the gspE gene encoding type II secretion system ATPase GspE, which produces MYNGEKLLLGDLLVKSGLITRQQLLLALEKQKLSGERLGKILIERNYISETDLLDVLQEQLGIPKVDLFHTALDPETVRSVPEQLARRYQAVAVKKEGRRLTVAMADPINIFAIDDLKLATGCEIVPCLALEDDIMKVINQYYGLENIDEAFENVEVGATQEYREIYDIDEVDEGLVDDAPIVRVVNSIISQAIKARASDIHIEPQEKGLRVRYRIDGVLQEVMSPPKHVQASIISRLKIMAQLDIAERRIPQDGRIEIAVNNRPIDLRISTLPTIFGEKAVIRILDKGNFLVGIDQLGFLPDTKDRFRKLIRQSYGMILVTGPTGCGKTTTLYSALSELNSVDKNIITVEDPVEYRLPGINQVQINPKAGLTFANGLRSILRQDPNIIMVGEIRDLETADIAIRAALTGHLVLSTMHTNDAAGALTRLIDMGVEPFLVASAVIGVVAQRLVRTVCPNCRESYQVPAAAPERLALQIPDEEALVLYRGRGCGQCNNTGYHGRLAIHEIMEVTPKIRELVNKKASTDIIKEAAVGQGMRTLMEDGRAKVLSGGTTWQEVLRAAFVDEK; this is translated from the coding sequence GTGTATAATGGCGAAAAATTGCTTCTTGGCGATTTGCTTGTGAAATCAGGGTTAATCACCCGGCAGCAACTGCTTTTGGCCCTGGAAAAACAGAAACTGAGCGGGGAAAGGTTAGGCAAGATACTGATAGAAAGAAACTATATTTCCGAGACTGATTTGCTGGATGTGCTTCAGGAACAGTTGGGTATTCCTAAAGTTGACCTTTTCCATACGGCCCTGGACCCAGAAACTGTGAGGTCTGTTCCCGAACAACTGGCCAGGCGCTATCAGGCGGTGGCTGTGAAAAAAGAGGGCCGCAGACTGACGGTAGCCATGGCTGACCCTATAAATATCTTTGCTATTGACGACCTGAAATTGGCTACGGGATGTGAAATCGTTCCATGCCTGGCCCTGGAAGATGACATTATGAAGGTCATCAACCAGTACTATGGGCTGGAAAACATTGATGAAGCTTTTGAGAACGTGGAGGTTGGCGCTACCCAGGAGTACCGGGAAATTTATGATATAGATGAAGTCGATGAAGGCCTTGTTGACGACGCCCCCATTGTCCGGGTAGTCAACTCCATAATCAGCCAGGCCATCAAGGCCAGGGCCAGCGACATACATATTGAGCCGCAGGAAAAAGGGCTTAGGGTACGCTACAGAATAGACGGCGTGCTCCAGGAGGTCATGTCTCCTCCGAAACACGTCCAGGCCTCCATTATTTCCAGGTTGAAAATTATGGCGCAACTGGACATAGCCGAACGGCGCATTCCCCAGGACGGCAGAATTGAAATAGCTGTAAACAACCGTCCCATTGACCTGCGGATTTCCACGCTGCCTACTATCTTTGGGGAGAAGGCGGTTATCCGTATCCTGGACAAGGGGAATTTCCTGGTTGGCATTGACCAATTAGGTTTTTTGCCCGATACCAAGGACCGGTTCCGGAAGCTGATCAGGCAGAGTTATGGGATGATCCTGGTTACCGGACCCACGGGCTGCGGAAAAACCACTACCTTATACTCGGCCCTCAGCGAGCTCAATTCGGTGGATAAAAACATCATTACCGTGGAAGACCCGGTGGAATACCGATTGCCGGGCATAAACCAGGTGCAGATAAACCCTAAAGCGGGGCTTACTTTTGCCAACGGTTTGCGGTCAATTTTACGGCAGGACCCCAACATCATCATGGTTGGGGAAATCCGTGACCTGGAAACGGCCGATATTGCCATCAGGGCTGCCCTGACGGGGCACCTGGTGCTGAGCACCATGCATACCAATGACGCTGCCGGAGCCTTGACCCGGTTGATAGACATGGGTGTCGAACCCTTTCTGGTGGCTTCGGCGGTCATCGGTGTGGTGGCCCAGCGGTTGGTAAGAACAGTATGCCCCAATTGCCGTGAGTCTTACCAGGTCCCTGCCGCCGCGCCGGAACGCCTGGCGCTGCAAATCCCCGATGAAGAGGCGCTGGTCCTGTACCGGGGCAGGGGTTGCGGGCAATGCAATAATACGGGCTACCACGGGCGGCTGGCCATACATGAAATTATGGAGGTTACGCCCAAAATCAGGGAGTTGGTCAATAAAAAGGCTTCCACCGATATTATTAAAGAAGCGGCTGTTGGGCAGGGCATGCGCACCCTGATGGAGGACGGCCGTGCCAAGGTATTGAGCGGCGGGACCACATGGCAGGAGGTACTGCGGGCAGCCTTTGTGGACGAAAAATAG
- a CDS encoding MerR family transcriptional regulator: MEKSLTLKQVATILGVEPSTVRFWEKEFAEFVKVKSYKGQHKRFTPANVEILTKIRDLLQVEQYTIKGAKRRLEMDMALDSAMGIDGNFKTTVFFMLSAIMQELQTYRETSQKLSQQLELLQLEKSEIEEKLQEEQRKGILDFIRDKIAMKKMQEKEA, encoded by the coding sequence ATGGAAAAGAGCTTAACCCTTAAGCAGGTAGCCACCATTCTTGGGGTAGAGCCAAGTACCGTAAGGTTTTGGGAAAAAGAATTTGCCGAGTTTGTTAAGGTGAAATCCTACAAAGGGCAGCACAAAAGGTTCACGCCCGCTAATGTGGAAATACTCACGAAAATCAGAGACCTGTTGCAGGTTGAACAGTATACTATTAAAGGAGCCAAAAGACGCCTTGAGATGGATATGGCTTTGGACAGCGCCATGGGCATTGACGGGAACTTTAAAACAACGGTGTTTTTCATGCTGTCAGCCATTATGCAGGAACTGCAGACTTACCGGGAAACGAGCCAAAAACTTTCGCAACAACTGGAACTCCTGCAGCTTGAAAAATCGGAGATAGAGGAGAAGCTGCAGGAAGAACAAAGAAAAGGAATCCTGGATTTTATTAGGGATAAAATAGCCATGAAAAAGATGCAGGAAAAGGAAGCGTAA
- a CDS encoding TadE/TadG family type IV pilus assembly protein, with protein MFIKKLKTDERGAALILAVFVIVILCILALGIADMSLFEIRANKAENRQFVDEEKARAVYYLVLWDIKTGEISPEDFETKDVDERYYDLGQDLGRVKVSIDYVDRDEDHHRHHNNSHDNGHHFGHYNHDHDHDDGKGNPHDYYYLEIYPDPVDTSVVWAAEVRTKKNWDKLEIFDDLHRNI; from the coding sequence GTGTTCATAAAAAAATTAAAAACTGATGAGCGCGGAGCGGCTTTGATATTGGCTGTATTTGTAATAGTTATTCTCTGTATTCTTGCCCTGGGTATTGCTGATATGTCACTTTTTGAGATAAGAGCCAACAAAGCAGAAAACAGGCAGTTTGTTGATGAGGAAAAGGCCAGAGCTGTTTACTACCTGGTGCTCTGGGACATCAAAACGGGGGAAATTAGTCCGGAAGATTTTGAAACAAAAGACGTTGATGAAAGATACTACGACCTGGGGCAGGACCTTGGCCGGGTGAAAGTAAGTATAGATTATGTGGACAGAGATGAAGACCATCACAGGCACCATAATAACAGTCACGACAATGGTCATCACTTTGGGCATTACAATCATGACCATGACCATGATGACGGTAAAGGAAACCCCCATGATTATTACTATCTGGAAATATATCCTGACCCTGTCGATACTTCAGTGGTATGGGCTGCCGAAGTACGCACCAAGAAAAATTGGGATAAACTGGAAATATTTGACGATTTACACCGGAATATTTGA
- a CDS encoding GspH/FimT family pseudopilin translates to MKRWNSGGFTLIELMVVIAVIGVITMLAVPNLRGESDRYRLEVNAKKIASVLRYAQTRAVSEGRVWRVDFDTATMPAKIRAYPKSTGATAPEAMVAGLEGVEVTTAPVVDFQASGIPAAQAEIVIRTKGAASVKISVNSIGRVRIE, encoded by the coding sequence GTGAAAAGGTGGAATTCCGGTGGGTTTACCTTAATAGAGTTGATGGTGGTTATTGCAGTTATAGGTGTGATAACGATGCTGGCAGTGCCCAATTTACGTGGGGAATCGGACCGGTACCGGCTGGAGGTAAATGCGAAGAAGATTGCCTCCGTGCTCAGGTACGCTCAGACAAGGGCCGTCAGTGAGGGCAGGGTTTGGCGGGTGGATTTTGATACGGCTACTATGCCGGCGAAAATCCGGGCTTACCCCAAAAGTACAGGGGCAACTGCTCCTGAGGCGATGGTCGCCGGCCTGGAAGGTGTCGAGGTGACGACTGCGCCGGTCGTAGATTTTCAGGCGTCGGGTATTCCGGCTGCTCAGGCTGAAATAGTAATCAGGACCAAAGGTGCTGCATCGGTGAAAATCAGTGTAAACAGTATCGGCCGGGTCAGGATTGAATAA
- a CDS encoding type IV pilus twitching motility protein PilT, whose amino-acid sequence MHIEDLLKMAVERGASDLHLTVNAAPVVRVHGELRYLPVPVLTYQDLKRMAGEILNEEQKLHFEEKGELDFSYSIYGYARFRVNVFKQRGTPAIAARIIPPVILNTDELGLPEVVKTLVRKPNGLILVTGPTGSGKSTTLAAMIDQLNKERTGHIITLEDPIEFLHTHQNCIINQREIGLDSKTFAAGLRAALRQDPDVILVGEMRDLETIATAITAAETGHLVLATLHTAGAVQTIDRIIDVFPPHQQEQIRVQLALILQGVISQTLIPRADHAGRVPAVEVLVATPAVRNMIREGKTHQLMTAMQAGAKYGMQTMDQSLKSLYKKGLITYEEAHSRALDQDSFLTFINAV is encoded by the coding sequence TTGCATATTGAAGATTTGTTAAAAATGGCTGTGGAGCGGGGTGCTTCGGACTTGCACCTGACGGTGAACGCAGCGCCGGTAGTGCGGGTGCACGGTGAACTGCGCTACCTGCCGGTGCCGGTTTTGACATATCAGGACTTGAAGCGGATGGCCGGTGAAATTTTAAACGAGGAGCAAAAATTACACTTTGAGGAAAAAGGTGAACTGGACTTTTCGTACAGCATTTACGGTTATGCCCGCTTCAGGGTGAATGTGTTTAAACAGCGGGGGACGCCGGCCATTGCGGCCCGGATAATCCCGCCGGTCATTCTGAATACCGACGAGCTGGGCCTGCCCGAAGTGGTCAAAACCCTTGTCCGCAAGCCCAATGGCTTGATTCTTGTGACAGGGCCCACCGGAAGCGGTAAATCCACCACTCTGGCAGCCATGATCGACCAGTTAAACAAAGAAAGAACGGGGCATATCATTACCCTGGAAGATCCTATCGAATTCCTGCATACGCACCAGAACTGCATCATCAACCAGCGTGAAATAGGACTGGACTCCAAGACCTTTGCCGCCGGGTTGAGGGCGGCCCTCCGGCAGGACCCTGACGTGATCCTGGTTGGCGAGATGCGTGACCTGGAGACCATTGCCACGGCCATAACGGCGGCGGAAACCGGGCACCTGGTGCTGGCCACCCTGCATACGGCCGGCGCTGTACAGACCATTGACCGGATCATTGACGTTTTTCCGCCGCACCAGCAGGAACAGATCAGAGTACAGTTGGCCCTGATCCTGCAGGGAGTGATTTCCCAGACCCTGATTCCACGGGCTGACCATGCGGGGCGGGTGCCTGCTGTGGAAGTCCTGGTGGCCACGCCGGCAGTGCGCAACATGATCCGGGAAGGCAAGACCCACCAGTTGATGACGGCTATGCAGGCCGGGGCCAAGTACGGTATGCAGACTATGGACCAGTCCCTGAAGTCTCTCTATAAAAAAGGCTTGATTACTTACGAAGAAGCCCATTCCAGGGCCTTAGACCAGGACAGTTTCCTGACTTTCATTAATGCTGTTTAG
- a CDS encoding YqeG family HAD IIIA-type phosphatase, with the protein MLKYLQPNLYVPSVNKIDLDKLKLYGIKALIFDLDNTLLPWRERKYSLLLEETIKRFTDCGFAVCIVSNARDSRVKNMFASMGIPAIIKAGKPRKKAFRKALHILKTRPDETAVIGDQLFTDVLGGNRMGLFTILVLPISRREFLGTRLARRVEKPILKHFIKKGVISRPRY; encoded by the coding sequence TTGTTAAAATATCTGCAACCTAACCTGTATGTTCCTTCAGTGAACAAAATAGATTTGGACAAATTAAAATTGTACGGGATTAAAGCCTTGATTTTTGATTTGGATAATACCTTGCTGCCCTGGCGGGAACGAAAATACAGCCTGCTGCTGGAGGAGACCATCAAACGTTTTACTGATTGCGGGTTTGCGGTATGCATCGTTTCCAATGCCCGGGACAGTAGAGTTAAAAACATGTTTGCATCCATGGGTATTCCGGCCATCATTAAAGCCGGCAAACCACGAAAAAAGGCCTTCCGGAAGGCCTTACACATCCTGAAAACCAGGCCTGACGAAACGGCGGTAATTGGCGACCAGCTTTTCACCGATGTTTTAGGCGGCAATCGCATGGGCCTGTTCACAATTCTTGTTCTGCCTATAAGCAGGCGGGAGTTCCTGGGTACCAGACTGGCCCGCCGGGTGGAAAAACCTATTTTAAAACATTTTATCAAAAAGGGTGTCATATCCAGACCGAGGTATTAG
- the aroE gene encoding shikimate dehydrogenase: MSKKVQRITGKTGVIGIFGFPVEHSFSPVMHNAAFQAGGLDYVYVPFEVPPERLAEAVSAIRALKLRGVNVTIPHKERVVQYLDSLSEEARLIGAVNTIVRSGDELKGYNTDAAGFLRSLEEKKVAVQGANVLLLGAGGAARAVAVQLALAGARRVGIVVRNSGWSKAEGIAEIVAGHSCAKSTVALFENAQDLIAEKGNIIINCTPVGMHPNVMEMPPFKLDTIPADSVVCDLIYNPAETLFLKTAKARGLKTVSGSGMLLYQGTLAYELWTRQQAPVDIMRTALEEALQRC; encoded by the coding sequence ATGAGCAAAAAAGTTCAAAGAATTACGGGAAAAACAGGAGTCATAGGCATATTTGGCTTTCCCGTGGAACATTCTTTTTCCCCTGTCATGCACAATGCGGCTTTTCAGGCTGGTGGGCTGGATTATGTTTATGTACCTTTCGAGGTTCCACCTGAAAGACTGGCGGAGGCTGTATCGGCTATAAGAGCTTTAAAGCTCCGGGGAGTTAATGTGACCATCCCCCACAAAGAGCGAGTGGTCCAATATCTGGATAGTTTATCGGAGGAAGCCCGCCTCATCGGCGCTGTAAATACTATTGTCCGTTCGGGGGACGAACTGAAAGGATACAATACTGACGCTGCCGGATTTTTGCGGTCGCTGGAGGAAAAAAAGGTGGCAGTGCAGGGGGCCAATGTGTTGCTTCTCGGAGCAGGCGGAGCAGCTAGGGCAGTAGCTGTCCAGTTGGCATTGGCAGGAGCGAGGCGGGTTGGTATAGTAGTGAGAAATTCGGGCTGGAGTAAGGCTGAGGGAATTGCGGAGATTGTCGCGGGACACTCTTGCGCCAAGTCTACGGTTGCTTTATTTGAAAATGCGCAGGACCTGATAGCAGAAAAGGGAAACATCATCATAAACTGTACTCCTGTCGGTATGCATCCCAACGTAATGGAAATGCCTCCTTTTAAACTGGATACTATCCCGGCAGATAGCGTTGTCTGTGATTTGATATATAACCCGGCGGAGACGCTGTTTTTAAAAACGGCCAAGGCCAGAGGGCTGAAGACGGTATCAGGAAGCGGTATGCTCCTGTACCAGGGGACGCTGGCTTATGAACTGTGGACCCGGCAACAGGCTCCGGTGGATATAATGAGAACAGCCCTGGAAGAAGCCCTGCAGCGCTGCTGA
- a CDS encoding PilW family protein, translating into MTMMAPETTGTEMGMGTVMEMEMGTGMEMVTTNRKETVIDAGPKSKNYKVSGFTLIELTVACAIIFLVTAAVYGLLYSGVASYNFSGDQAEIQQNARAAIYRMAVDIKNAQKILTTSGKSTPSRLCLKIDDSREVWFLLDDNRLMRQWRTETGSLIKEEIVADCVKDLQFANIQNDFVTITVSTGKGTAGYTVTTAVSVAGWED; encoded by the coding sequence ATGACGATGATGGCCCCGGAAACAACGGGAACGGAAATGGGTATGGGTACGGTAATGGAAATGGAAATGGGAACGGGAATGGAAATGGTAACAACTAACAGAAAGGAAACGGTAATCGATGCCGGACCAAAATCAAAGAATTATAAAGTGTCTGGCTTCACCCTTATAGAATTGACAGTGGCCTGTGCTATTATTTTCCTGGTGACGGCTGCCGTTTATGGACTGTTATATTCCGGGGTGGCTTCCTATAACTTCTCCGGGGACCAGGCAGAAATACAACAGAATGCCAGGGCTGCCATTTACAGGATGGCTGTGGACATTAAAAATGCGCAGAAGATACTTACCACTTCGGGAAAATCCACACCGTCAAGGTTGTGTCTGAAAATCGATGACTCCCGGGAAGTCTGGTTTCTGTTGGACGACAACCGGTTGATGCGCCAATGGCGAACAGAAACGGGGAGCCTGATAAAAGAAGAAATTGTTGCGGACTGTGTTAAAGACTTGCAGTTTGCCAATATCCAAAATGATTTTGTGACAATTACGGTCAGTACCGGCAAAGGAACTGCCGGCTATACGGTAACTACCGCCGTTTCTGTAGCCGGGTGGGAAGATTAG